The nucleotide sequence TGTTAGGAGTAGATGTTCCTATTTACCAAAACACGGAAAAAAATCAAAGCTTGTATGCAAGTTTCTACAATGAACTTTTTATGAATACCGATGCATCTTCAAGAAAAAATAATGCATTCGACAGAGATCGCTTATATATTGGTGCGGGTTATAAATTTAATAAAGATTTAGGAATTCAAGTTGGTTGGATGAATCAGATGCTTCAAAAAACAGCTCATCAGCAATTAATGTTTTCTTTGCATCATAATTTGAAGATATAAAACGAAAAACGCTTTCCTTACGAAAGCGTTTTGTTTTTAGCAGTTACTTTTTCTTTAATAACCGAATAAATAATCGGAAGTACCGATAGTAAAATTATCAGCAACACTACTTTTGAAAAATTGTCTTTTATTAATGGAATATTTCCTAAAAAATATCCAGCCAAAGTAATCCCGAAAACCCAGATAAATCCACCTACAAAATTATAGGTTAAAAAAGTAGCGTAATTCATTCTGCCAATACCTGCAACAAATGGAGCCAAGGTTCTAACAATTGGAACAAAGCGTGCAATAACAATAGTTTTGCTGCCGTATTTTTCGTAAAACGAATGGGTTTTATTAATATGTTCAATCGTAACCGGCTGTTTGCCCAATATTCTAAAATTGATGATGCGCATGCCGATTTGTTTCCCAATTGAATAATTAACGGTATCGCCTAAAACTGCTGCTATGAACAATAAAATCATTACCAGCCAAACGTTTAAACTTTCAGGAAACTGTGCGGCTAACATTCCGGTTGCAAACAACAATGAATCGCCCGGTAAAAAAGGCATTACCACCAAACCGGTTTCAACAAAAATGATTAAAAACAATATAGCATACACCCAAACGCCATAGTCTTGCAAGAAAACTTCCAAATACTGGTCGATATGCAGTATAAAATCGATTAATTCCATTTTAAAATCTTGAAAAAATACATAAAAAAAAGGCTTTCGCCTTCCTTATTCCGTTGG is from Paenimyroides aestuarii and encodes:
- a CDS encoding DedA family protein, translating into MELIDFILHIDQYLEVFLQDYGVWVYAILFLIIFVETGLVVMPFLPGDSLLFATGMLAAQFPESLNVWLVMILLFIAAVLGDTVNYSIGKQIGMRIINFRILGKQPVTIEHINKTHSFYEKYGSKTIVIARFVPIVRTLAPFVAGIGRMNYATFLTYNFVGGFIWVFGITLAGYFLGNIPLIKDNFSKVVLLIILLSVLPIIYSVIKEKVTAKNKTLS